In Oceanivirga salmonicida, a single genomic region encodes these proteins:
- a CDS encoding lipopolysaccharide kinase InaA family protein gives MNVIINNSYVIQTNKIIYEKEYIIKEYNCKNYKFIKKVFENEIEINKKLIQTKFDFFPKLFLIKKSNDIVRLYFKRINAICFYKINKAKQLFIFRKLLYIIRDLHSMGIIHNDINLSNILVDKDNKVYLIDYSLSSKLTEKNYINDIRALEYILKKILNNENIVFSEKSEENIAQFIIYWSEKYEPLFKK, from the coding sequence ATGAATGTAATTATAAATAATAGTTATGTAATACAAACAAATAAAATAATATATGAAAAAGAATATATTATTAAAGAATATAACTGTAAGAATTATAAATTTATAAAAAAAGTTTTTGAAAATGAAATAGAAATAAACAAAAAGTTGATACAGACAAAATTTGATTTTTTCCCAAAATTATTTTTAATAAAAAAATCTAATGATATAGTAAGGCTATATTTTAAGCGTATAAATGCCATATGTTTTTATAAAATAAATAAAGCAAAGCAGCTTTTTATTTTTAGAAAGCTGCTTTATATAATTAGAGATTTACATAGCATGGGAATAATACATAATGATATAAATTTAAGTAATATATTAGTTGATAAAGATAATAAAGTTTACCTTATCGATTATAGTTTGTCATCAAAATTAACTGAAAAAAATTACATTAATGACATAAGAGCATTAGAATATATTTTGAAAAAAATTTTAAATAATGAAAATATAGTATTTAGTGAAAAAAGTGAAGAAAATATAGCACAATTTATCATATATTGGAGTGAAAAATATGAGCCTTTATTCAAAAAATGA